A window of Rhizophagus irregularis chromosome 9, complete sequence genomic DNA:
CAGTAGTTTAGCGTGtcttgcaatataattttaatcctcctccattaattcctttttctttaattatttgagcAAGTTTTGCATTAGCCTGATTAGAACTTCTAAAAAAggttgtcaaaatattaacacGTTTTAATAAACGTTCCCTAAACTTCTCCTTGATGATGTCACatgcaattaaattgataaaatgtGCAACACATCACACATTCTCAATCTTTGGATGATTctcatgtataatttttcgtACATTACGATTTACGAACATTGGCTGCATTATTGGAAACTACAGCACATATCGATCTTCTCAATTATCGTAACTAAATATTCTGCAGTGTGCAAATTTTTAGACAAATTAGAAAGttgataaagatattttttacgCGACAGAGTCATTACAATGAAGTTTCAAATTGAACGATATGTACCAGACGTTCAACCATCAaaggctaaattataaattaatattatatagtaagtaagattaaataaaaatcacgtATGATagcctatttaatttaacaaacctaacgttaaatttgttttcttttcaaGTTTAGAATTAACTTTGAAGTTCACTTGAGCTAATTTACATTCAAGTAGTTGATTTACTAATACTCCCTTATTGGTGTATTGTATACACAAAGTCAAAATTAAAgcccaaaagtagaaatatttcaacttggGAAGGTcaaaagttgaaattaaagTCGAAATAGTCgaaattacatcatagtcatatgatttttataattataatttaatataaaattttaaatgtaaataactccgtcaatattgatgctacagatatgaaatacatatcattggaatcctctcaATGAGCTAAATCCAACCgcgtaaagatcataaaaatcgaattaTTGGATGCGGAGatcgttaactttgaattttaaaattattgtttactataaaaattataagactatttaataccaaattttaaacgtgaataactccgtcaatattgatgctacaaatgtgaaatacatatcattggaatcctctTAATGAGCTGAATCTAACTgtgtaaagatcataaaaatcgaatcactggagaattttaatattattgtttactataaaatcatataactaTAATGTAATTTCGACCATTTCGACTTTTGAAAGGGCTCAagttaaggttgcttgccgaaaccttcTTAATAACTGCCGAAACCTATACggaaaatgccgaaactatattaaatcatattaaaaatcctgCCGAAACTTTGCCGAAATGCCGAAACCCCCATTtgctgaaactgccgaaaccctgccgaaactatagtaaacatatagtaaaatcttgccGAAATTTATCGCAggattttggagaggttttggcaagcaaccttagctcaagtcaaaatcattttgactattttgaccatttcagaggtcaaaattaattaattttggttTTATGTATAGTGTATTGTACCTGGCATTAagctcttttataaaattaatgaaaaagaaatgttcTACTATTTTAAATGCAATTCTGcatgcaataaaaaatttaactaatgcaCGATTAATTTGTGCACATCTTTGTTTGTTAAGCTCTGTTGAATCATAGTAATCATCCATGTTACTTTGACCTTcagagtattttctttttttggatgaCTTGGACTTATCTTAATGTTCCATTACTTTAGTCATATACCTTTTAACAACTGCTGCTGACGCATCTGGACAATAGTTTGAAAGATGCTCTTCGAGCTTTGAAATTTTACTGTGTGACCATATATTCTTACAGTATTTGCAGGAGGCGGCAAAATCTCTTTTTAGGATTTAGTTTTCTATATGTATCTGTAAAAAAGGCGTTGTCTAGccacataataatatttgaaggTCTTCTTCTGAGTTTGGATAGGCCACTATAATCTAATGTTTTATCCATGTATGAATTGAGATTTCCTATCAGAATGTAATACCTGTTTTTTTTGCTGTGATTAGtggattcttttttaatatagtttatgagctcattttgtttttttgcaCCTGAAGgtagtaaataaattacacCTATTATAAGTATGCAATTCTTAAAAAACAACTAAGCTTCTATATAGTATGCACCTAAtcttctaatttttctaatgtGGGTTTCCcactttttattaatcattatgcACACTTCAGATCCTTTTATCTTATTGTCTTTATTAGTCCAAAAAGAGATGTATACTAAGTTTTGTTTGTTTCAATATTCACCGCGTTTTCTATCTCTGTTTGTTTTACATATACCTATTATATTGGCTCCCTTGTTTGAGTAATATTTCGTTAGTAAATTGAGTTTGGAATGATCTGAACCCAGCCTATTAATATTGTATCctataaatgttaaattgaATATGTTGTTACTCTTCACGTTGTTATTGTTGTTATATATACACTACCCTCCCAAAAGTATCCGGTCAACCAATAAagatcatattttattaataataattaatatttagttGGCCATCCATTGTTTTTAATGCATGCTTCAATTCGGCGTGGCATGCtctcaattaaattaatgtaagTTTTAGATGGAATTCTTTCTCACTCTTCTTTTAGCTGTTAATccagtattaaaatttttgtatcgAACAATCGTGTCTGTAACGGtactttttggaaattttaggACACGATTGATAGCTTCATGAATTCTCATCCTTTCCGAAGGCTAATAATTTTCTCACGCTCACTCAATTCACGAGTTTTTCACATTTTAAAAGTAACCGAATGGCACAGTAACAAAAAAAGCAAAGATCGGCATTGGCAAAGTTAAGgtgttattatttgttttatttctaaatCTGGTACAAGCATCGTAAcacaataaaaatacattcatTTTAATCGTTAGAACCAGgggaattgttttttttttaaaaaaaataatactttatatattcaatCTTGAGAAAATCAAGTTGAGCTTGGCCAGATACTTTTGGGAGGGTAGTGTATTTGCATTTAATTGTGTATAGTTAGTCTTTGTCTATTGTGTACACATCTTATTGTTATCCTGATTGTCATTTGGGAAAGTTATGGGGAGTTGTTCAAGCTCTCATACttctaattctaatttatgtGTAATTTATGTTTCTTTGTTTACTGTCGTTAGCGAAGTGAGTTTTTGTTTAGATCAGctgaacaaattttttattgttttaaatggCATTGCTTCTCTCCAATactttttgtatatattttctttattttttaattaaactgcaaataatttttttttgataaaatattttttaatagtgtattcaacaaaaaataataacttaaaCCAACTATAGAAATCTTTCATATgcttgttttttataaatagcaTAATTATAACACGTgacttataaaatttatttgaatactATAAACAATCTCTTGATACTTGGCatttcctaaaaaggaaaagggTTTCTGTAGTATCATATTATTCTGATTTTATATAACTagacataaaatataaaaaaaagcgagatttaacttttttttcataaaaaaataagttatcCAGAACAAAAGTATAACGAACAGTATAGCAATGCTGGATATTCTGGTTTAACTTCTCAACTACCACCTGCTTCATATTATCAATAACAGAATTATTCACCTCATTATCCATCACCACAAGATGGTTACAGATCACCTGGACATACACAGGttaaaatgctaaaaatcggcaaaaaaaatggcatgaaaagcagtggctattcttggctattcttggctattcttggctgtttttggctatttgcgaattaacttatactatttgtaaatagtttatataaatttgcgaatagtttatgcaattctagccattttttttgcctgtttTTGGTCATTTGACGTGTGATAGTAGTTACAATGTATATATTCTTCCTCCAGGTCCTCCCCTTCCTAAGGAAGCTATCATCCTCCTTTAGGTCCTTCCCCTTCCTAAAGAAGCTGTCATCCTTCTCCAGGTCCTTTTCCTTTTCAAGGGAGTTATATTCTCCCTTCAGGTCCTCTCCCTTCCCAAGAAAGTTATCCTTCTCTCTCAGGTCCTCTTTCTTTCCAAAAGAATTATCCTTCTCCTCCAGGTCCACCACCTTCACGAGATGGTTATGCTCCATCTTTGTATTCTCTGCCACAAAGTAGTTATActttatatcttttaaaacAAACTCATTATTTTTCTCCTACCAATCCACTACAGAAAGTTGAAAAAACTTTTACGTATACAGAAGttaaatatgaattaaattatgaaagaCCTCTATTACTACCAAGAAATCAACAATATCAACCTCTTTCAGGAGCTTCTTCTTAACTTCCTATTAAAGGATATGCACCACCACCAGTTACAGGTTATAGGAgagctttattaattattttggtaTACTATTTGAATTAAAAGGATGTATAAACGATATTGCTAATGTGAAGAGTTTcttaattgaattatataattttagagAAGCTAATATAGTCATTTTAACAGATGATCAAAGTGATCCAAAAAAATtcctaataaagaaaatattttgagCGCAATGAGATGGTTAGTTCATGATGCATGACCAAATAATTCATTCTTTTTCCATTTCAGTGGTCATGAAGACTAAACACAAGATCTTAATGGAGATAAAGATGATGGTTACAATAAGACTATTATGCCATCAGATTTTCAGAAGAATAGGCAAATCATTGATGATATAATGCATGATATAATGGTAAAACCGCTTCCATGTGGTGTAAGATTAATGGCTATATTTGATGATTCTTGCCATTCTGGCATAGCACTTGATTTAccttgtatatatttaatacaagGAAAAGTGAAAGaagcaaattttttatcagaaGGTAGTAATGCTATTAAGAATGCTAGTATGTCATATTTAAAAGGTGATATTGGTGAAATAAAGACAAGATTGATTTTATTTGGTAAAAAGGCAACATCAGGAAAAAgtatttcagaaaaaaataaatgaaataaatcaaGTCTTGCTGATGTAATTTCGTTGAGTGGATGTAAAGATGATCAGATTTCTGCAGATGTGAAAGaagatttttgattttttttttcatattaatgattatttctaacctttatatatttgttatatatacaGATTAAGAGATTATAGATATAAGAATGTTAATATTTCATATCAACAAATGCTTAATTCTGTTAGAGTTATCCTTTTAACTAAATACTCTCAGAAACCACAATTAAGCACGTAAGTAttctattgttataatttcatgactattttgttaaaagaaaataaagaaaatgtgactaattttccttttctttacaGATCACATGAAATGGAGatgaattcattatttattatttaatagatatcttttttttaaaaaaaaaataataatgtttgagtatatttaataattttcattagaTTATTAATTGTACAATCTGAGTtcttcgaaaaaaaagaaaatagaaaaaattataaggctgtaatattttatatattaataaataattatttaaagaaaaataaatatatacaaaaataaataaatagataaatagaataaataattagataaagaattaaCAACTAATAATTCAAATAGTCATTTCTTTAGCAACGTTATtgtcattattttcattagatGAATCAATTAACTTGGATATTTTAGTATCACCCCCACTTTTTAGTGCAACTTTACTGTTTCTTAACCTTTCAATACCTTTACCAATGCTTTCAATATGAACTTCAACTGGCATTTCAATTATACTTAGCCTAGAAACTTGTTCACGTAATTCTTCCATATCTAATTGAAAAGAAGTTAGACTGTATAAAGTAGTTTGTATTTGTGATACTGCCGTATGGCGATGTTTatctaaattctttaataattctaaatttctTCGAATAATTGTTTTCTTACTTTATTGCCCCCAAAAATTGTCCATAGTTCGGCCAACAATTTATTAAGTTCTTTATTCTGATATGCTGACTCATGTGTTGCTAAATCATGTATTGCAATCAACATTTCATCTAAATCTgctaagcttttttttttttagaaaaaagaaaatcaataaaaaagcatacatataaaaaaccaatataatcttataacgctttttttattaccttCCAAGAGCATCTTGACCAACTAAAATCATcctttttaaatcattttcaagCAATAAGAGacattatttgattataagCTCTGGCCAATTCTTTTgcactaatttttttatctctaACATCTTCTAATGCTTTTAAagcaaatatattataagtaattaaattatttaaagaccTTCTTGTTCTAGCTTGAAGTATTTGTAAATCTCTACCGACGCTTCTTGCTTTATCAACAAATAATGTTAATCTATTAGCTAATTTAGACACCGTAACTAAtgatgaatatttaattaaagttcTTAAATCTGCTGTAGCCAATTCAgcttttttaatatctaatgCTAACGATGATGATGGACcattatatgataattgtTGATCCATTATCTGTTCGTAAGTTTTACTTGCCTATCAACTAATCTTGAAAAATCCGGTATTGGAGCATGACATAATGGTATATGTGACGATAATGGAAATTTGCATATTATCATGAAATTACAGTGTTGGGTTTTGGACTTGTccaattggtttttttaattggacaATTTTGGACTGTCCAAAACCAGTTTTGGACATAGTTTTGGACATAATTTTGGACAGTTTAAAACTGCTCAAGAGTCCTAATATTTATCAActgaaactaaaaataaaataaaaatataatgttaaaatgttaaaaaagtaaatatttaatataattaaataataaaaattaatgtaaaatcaaaataatattaaaaattaacatttaaagatttttgaagtaatttaataattgaactaaaattaaaattagccaaaattagtcataattctggccaaaattaaattttttgtcatgTGATCTGTCCAAAACCTGTCCAATGAAAAAAAGGTTTTGGTTTTGGACAAGTTTTGGACAGGTTTTGGACAAATGTCCAAAACGTCCAATTGTCCAATTGCCCAACACTGCATTGAAAGTTCTTGTTGAAAGTTATTTGATAAGAATGTAAAAGAATACCATGCAAAATAAAGTgctattattattgaaaatattggttttaatatattaagtgcTCCAACAAAAacatctatataaaaaaaagacggAATTAGTTTAAAtcgtataattttaaaaagtttgcaaaaaataaaaaaatacgtgccagtaataaattttataggtTCTGGAAGGTTTCTATTTGCCATTTTTACATATGAGAAAAGAatcgtaaaaaaaatcgaaCTTTCTTCCAagttccaaaaaaaaaaaattcgtgcATTTAGACGTGCAGCTAAGTAATTTAAGTAATTACACGAGATTACTTGGTAATGTTGTAATTTTGatgtaataacaaaaatttcattatgcGGCGTAGTAAGCAGTAAGAACATCCAAATACGCGATTTTAAAAAaccaattccatttttatttttatttatttaatttcagctttttttttgattagataaagaaaaaaaaaacggggcatatttatata
This region includes:
- a CDS encoding uncharacterized protein (MEROPS:MER0039482), with translation MPSDFQKNRQIIDDIMHDIMVKPLPCGVRLMAIFDDSCHSGIALDLPCIYLIQGKVKEANFLSEGSNAIKNASMSYLKGDIGEIKTRLILFGKKATSGKSISEKNK